One Vallitalea pronyensis genomic region harbors:
- a CDS encoding helix-turn-helix domain-containing protein: MTLGEKIQDIRKTNGMSQEYLAELLSVSRQAISKWETGLSKPSTENLIHLSKIFNVPVEQLTHPNTRVELVMDVRKEVLAMKKNSKKTMVVVGLFLVLFLGTFAMALYGRFSGSYDDTTILYLMITSACCMLFSFLPIIVTILRYVYRDCESRNIKPTFWVIISTTFIGLAYYLMKRDTLSHTLKRD; the protein is encoded by the coding sequence ATGACATTAGGAGAAAAAATACAAGACATACGAAAAACAAATGGTATGTCACAAGAATATCTGGCTGAGCTATTAAGTGTTAGTCGGCAAGCCATTTCAAAATGGGAAACAGGACTTTCCAAACCCTCAACAGAGAATCTTATACACCTTTCAAAAATTTTCAATGTACCCGTTGAACAATTAACACATCCTAATACACGTGTAGAACTTGTGATGGATGTGAGAAAGGAGGTCCTTGCCATGAAAAAAAATTCTAAAAAGACAATGGTGGTTGTGGGTCTATTCCTTGTCCTTTTTTTAGGAACATTTGCCATGGCTCTCTATGGGCGGTTTAGTGGCAGCTATGATGATACAACCATCTTGTATCTGATGATAACTTCAGCCTGCTGCATGCTGTTTTCCTTTCTACCCATTATCGTTACAATTTTACGCTATGTATACCGTGACTGTGAAAGCAGAAACATAAAACCCACCTTTTGGGTGATTATTTCTACAACCTTTATTGGTCTTGCTTATTATCTTATGAAAAGAGATACCCTATCCCATACATTGAAAAGGGATTGA